CTTGTTGCACATATGATGACTGATcgcatttattttttaaagtcaGTTAAGCTGAAGATTAGAGAAAAAGACACTAGGATGAAAGTTATATCTGGTTTTATGCAAGAAAAATGCTGATATTTATTTCTTCAAATTTATGGACTGCCGGAAAACTTGGCTTAATTTACGGGGCTTAAAACTGAATTAAAGTGATTTTTTCCCCATCTTTTCCTTCTTGGTCATCTTCATAACTGTCGCCCATCGGTTATACAGACTAGACTACCATATCCGACTTTATCCACTTCGATGGCACTGATGCCCTTTTTTCCTTTGTAAATCTTTGAGACGCCAATGCCCAAACTGGCTTTGTGCTGTTAATGTGGCATAATTTGAAGAATAAAATCTGAGCCCTTTTGGACTTTTTCATGAAGTTTTTGATTTTGGGACCGTGCATTAAAAGTTTCcaattttttgttatttctCAAACTATCACTGGTTTATTTGGTTCTCTATAACGTTTCTGCATGAAATATTGCTTTTCAGGCATGCACTCAATATCCGAAAAATTATGAGTTTCAAAGCTCTCTTTCACCAATTTTCACCTATTTTATCAACTTACCAGGCGTAGTAAATCTTTCCACCAAACGTTTCCAATGAGAGATATCGACTGAACACGTTTCAACATAAACTAACAACTAAAAACAATTGCTGCAAGTATGAGAAACACTATACACACACTACACTtgagaaaataatatttaaagagTTAACAGtattgaaaaaaatagaaagaaaatATTAACAATTACTGTATTATATCTCCACTGTGTATGTACTAATATTTAGGCGTGGTAAAACCACTGCCACCAAAAGCTCATCAAGAAAGTTCATATTTCTTGTATATCTCATCCTTTCATGCTTTCAGTTTGTGACAGAAACTGGAATTTGGATTCGCTAAGGAGCCTGGAGAGTAAgtattgtttaaaatttagtaTATCTCAGAAAAAAGTTTGCTACATACTTAAAACCAAACATGTACAAGTAAACTTACAGAAATCGACGAGACAAGGTTGTTTGGATGCTGGATCCTCCTCAAATGGCGGTGGAACTTGTCCATACACCATCTCACAACTCATATCTTCAAAATCTGTACCATGAACGAAACTGAGTATAGATGCACAAACACAAAGAAACATCCATTTGGGTTTTGTATTTTGGAATTTCACATTGCATTTGAATTCGGTCGTGATTCAGTCATTTATATCAAATTTTGATGtatttaaatttgaggctgGCCCACTTCTTACAAATTAGTTCGAGCTTTAAGAACAGATGGTTCTTGGCTAGGCATCAGCATAGAGATCCTAAGGTCGAAACCTTCTGGGAACAATTCATTCTAGATTGCAATAAGTGGAGAACTCAAATATATGACAGAATCATCAAATCCAAATCCGCCAGAACATGAAGGAAAGATGAAATTGACATACTAGGAGTCATGGTTAGTGGAAGGCCGAACTCGTTGGTGAAGAAATCTTGTGTAGGTATTTTACACATGTTTACACACATTCCGACACACCCACTGTTCTCCAGGTACCTTGATGCATGAACGGAACAAGTTAATTATATATGAAACGAACCCAACCAAATTCACGCAAAAGCAaaggataaaataaatatacctGCATTTCTTAATGTGGACTCCACTTTTTTGCTTCACTCCATTAACTTCCACTTCCACAACCTACAGAACGCACTTATTTATTTCAAGTGCACGCAGAAAGCTGCATAAGCCATTAATTAAGTTGGCTGCTTTACTAGTTACTACAGACTGCATCGAACCATGACTATGACATATCGTATTGGGATACAAAAGCCATTGTACTATGCATGATAAACATCAATCAGTTCCTGTAAAACGTAGAAATTGCATAATGAAGTACTTGAGCCTGTAATTATACCTCAGAGGGACCAACTAACCAGTGGAAGAAGGGTACTGTTATGGCTGCATTGAATTCTGCCGCCCACTTCGTTGGTGGAAATAATTTTCTGAACTGCAGAAGCAAAACACAATACTCAGAACAACATATTCCAATTTCAAGGCTACTTCATATAtagaattatatataaaaaaaacaaatgtaTCAAAAGGACGGTTTTTAGACATCAATCTGAAACAGGATGCATGATAATCAGGATCAAAAAGGGCATACTTGGGCAGGTGCACCAGGAGGAAGCATGGAAAGAAGCACCTCTCTCACCacttgctgctgctgctggcgcGACCTTCCTTCCATCACTCTCTTCGACACATCAACAAACGAATCGTAATCATAATCCAACCACCCCATTTCCTTGCTTCCACCTCTGGCGAATTTCGATATCTTCCGCGCAAACAGGGTCATAAAAACCTTCTCAAATACCCCGTCATTGTACTTAGTCTTCTGCCCCATGGGAGCCGGTTCCCCCGACGCCTCCGCAATCCCACATCGAATTATGCTGACGCCGTTGCAATGACTGTTTCTTCGACTACAACAGTGGCCAACAGATGTCATATTGACAGGTTGGAAGCTAAGAACCGCCATTAGCTATTGATTTCTTGGTTCCCACTGCAAAAACTGGAGCGGTAATGAACCTTGCAAGTTTTCTCCTCCGAAGATGAAGATAGATGAGGCGTGTGGAGACAATGACATTGGAGGGACCATATCACTTATCAGGAAAAATTATGGCGATACAGGTGCCGCGTAAGTTAACTCACTCTATTACAAATACAAATGGTATACACATTCACAGCTTCTTTTgctattttttttcctttttggttaaaatttggatatttttttatttggtcAGTGAATCTTGTAATCGATGATCTTGCATCATTtgaataaaattttacaaattttccggtaaaaaataaattaagaaaacaTCTCTTAATTATGTCTATTCACtctgagacggtttcacgaatctttatctgtaagacgagtcaaccctaccgatattcacaataaaaagtaatactgttagcataaaaagtgatattttttcatggatgacccaaataagatatctgtctcacaaaatacgacctgttagaccgtctcacacaaatttttgccctCTTATTAACCTTAATTTGGATGAAAATGatcatatattttaattacttcatACAAATTACCCTTTTATTCCAAAGATCTTatgaaaacaatttaataaattacagaaatatttatgttattttgttGATGATTATTGTATTACTTTGGTTGGTTTTGAAAATcagttcatttaaaaaaaaaagctgtgtaaatttattaaatctttTATGTTTTTTAGATTTCTTGATTACAATTAAGGGTGGGCATAAAACCCGAAAAACCAAAAAAACCGATCGAACCAAATAATTCAGTTTAAATGGTTCGATTTTATCGTTTTTTCGGTCGGTTatggttttaaaatttatgaagttcggttttcggttcggttttcggttttaaTCCCCAAAAAAACCGAAAAACCTGAACCGGCCATATTATTGTTAAATATAAGGTTTTATGTATAATGGGTCATATTATTGGTAAGTATAAGACTTTTTATGTATAATGGACCTATTAAGATTTAGGAACTTAGTATCATTAACCCTCAATTTTTCAATCCGATCGTTTTCTCTTTTTTCTTACCACTCATCAGTCGACGTTTTCTCTTTTTTATCTGTATatatttctttaatattttcgTAAGATTATTTGTGTTCCA
The Primulina tabacum isolate GXHZ01 chromosome 9, ASM2559414v2, whole genome shotgun sequence DNA segment above includes these coding regions:
- the LOC142555762 gene encoding beta-carotene isomerase D27, chloroplastic encodes the protein MAVLSFQPVNMTSVGHCCSRRNSHCNGVSIIRCGIAEASGEPAPMGQKTKYNDGVFEKVFMTLFARKISKFARGGSKEMGWLDYDYDSFVDVSKRVMEGRSRQQQQQVVREVLLSMLPPGAPAQFRKLFPPTKWAAEFNAAITVPFFHWLVGPSEVVEVEVNGVKQKSGVHIKKCRYLENSGCVGMCVNMCKIPTQDFFTNEFGLPLTMTPNFEDMSCEMVYGQVPPPFEEDPASKQPCLVDFCSLANPNSSFCHKLKA